The following coding sequences are from one Mycoplasma tullyi window:
- a CDS encoding L-lactate dehydrogenase, whose amino-acid sequence MKKIAVIGCGFVGSTYILDLLQQGVQADFLLVDKNTNLADGHVRDLRDSKSLKAQNGSTFNVGTYDDLKDADVVAITASIPTVPTADGEVFTDRLQLMTANVKIINEIALELKRVGFKGLSIIPTNPCDVMTGVYQKVTGFDPHMIISTGCQLETMRTRKMVSEALGVNSDSVEGFVVGEHGSGAVVPWSVFRVGNVPMKQLISEGKIKEEYVKDIFPRVIKEAFEIIKFKKATYFGIAESMSLITRAYIYNMNVVLGVGVQLDDRYVAPGIYFTVPAIVGKHGWKLHSKLHLSEEEQAAFDKSALNIQKVTQDALDLIGFKG is encoded by the coding sequence ATGAAAAAAATAGCTGTTATCGGTTGTGGATTTGTAGGATCTACGTACATCTTAGACTTATTACAACAAGGAGTTCAAGCAGACTTTTTACTTGTTGATAAAAACACTAATTTAGCTGATGGTCACGTAAGAGACTTACGCGACTCTAAATCATTAAAAGCTCAAAACGGATCTACATTTAATGTTGGAACTTACGACGATTTAAAAGATGCTGACGTTGTAGCAATTACTGCATCAATTCCAACTGTACCAACTGCTGATGGTGAAGTGTTTACCGACCGTTTACAATTAATGACTGCAAACGTTAAGATCATTAATGAAATTGCTTTAGAACTTAAACGTGTTGGTTTTAAAGGATTAAGCATTATTCCAACTAACCCATGTGACGTTATGACTGGTGTTTATCAAAAAGTTACTGGTTTTGATCCACACATGATTATTTCTACAGGTTGTCAACTTGAAACAATGAGAACCAGAAAGATGGTTTCAGAAGCTTTAGGTGTTAACTCTGACTCTGTTGAAGGGTTCGTTGTTGGTGAACACGGTTCAGGTGCAGTTGTTCCTTGATCTGTATTCAGAGTTGGTAATGTACCAATGAAGCAATTAATCTCTGAAGGTAAGATTAAAGAAGAATACGTTAAAGATATCTTCCCAAGAGTAATTAAAGAAGCATTTGAAATTATTAAGTTCAAAAAAGCTACTTACTTTGGTATTGCTGAATCAATGTCATTAATTACTCGTGCATACATTTACAACATGAACGTTGTTTTAGGTGTTGGTGTTCAATTAGATGACAGATATGTAGCTCCTGGTATCTACTTCACAGTTCCAGCTATTGTTGGCAAACACGGATGGAAGTTACACTCTAAATTACACTTAAGTGAAGAAGAACAAGCAGCTTTTGATAAGAGTGCATTAAACATTCAAAAAGTAACTCAAGACGCATTAGACCTAATTGGTTTTAAAGGTTAA
- the rplX gene encoding 50S ribosomal protein L24, whose protein sequence is MQRIKKGDKVVIIAGKHKQKTGIVLQVFTKEQRAIVEGVNMIKRHTKENAQNQKGGIIEKEAPIHLSNLALLDHKAKEVRPVKVKYGTDPKTNKKVRLSRKTNNLVGGQ, encoded by the coding sequence ATGCAACGTATTAAAAAAGGTGATAAGGTTGTTATCATAGCGGGTAAGCATAAACAAAAAACTGGAATCGTTTTACAAGTGTTTACTAAAGAACAACGTGCAATCGTTGAAGGTGTAAATATGATTAAACGTCACACCAAAGAAAACGCCCAAAATCAAAAAGGTGGAATCATTGAAAAAGAAGCACCAATCCACCTATCTAACTTAGCTTTATTAGATCATAAAGCTAAAGAAGTTAGACCAGTTAAAGTTAAATATGGAACTGATCCAAAAACCAATAAAAAAGTGCGTTTATCTCGCAAAACAAATAATCTTGTAGGTGGTCAATAA
- the rplR gene encoding 50S ribosomal protein L18 encodes MKQVNMNRNERRQMRHKRVIKKIRRIDNGRPVMIVVKSNSHISAQVWDFNQNKIIASSSSVSLDLANGNKENAAIVGADVANKLLKMNITEITFDHGGSKYHGRIAALADAARKAGLKF; translated from the coding sequence ATGAAACAAGTTAATATGAACCGTAATGAACGCCGTCAGATGCGTCATAAGCGGGTGATTAAAAAGATTCGCAGAATTGATAATGGTCGTCCAGTAATGATCGTGGTTAAATCAAACAGCCACATCTCAGCACAAGTGTGAGATTTTAATCAAAACAAGATTATTGCTTCAAGCTCTTCTGTCAGTTTAGATCTAGCTAACGGAAATAAAGAAAATGCGGCTATTGTTGGTGCAGATGTTGCTAACAAGCTACTAAAAATGAACATTACTGAAATCACCTTTGATCACGGTGGTTCTAAATACCATGGCCGAATTGCTGCACTTGCAGACGCTGCAAGAAAAGCTGGTTTAAAATTCTAG
- the rplE gene encoding 50S ribosomal protein L5, translating to MNLKTKYKTKIVPLLQKELGLSSVMQVPKIEKIVINMGVGDATKDAKLLELAVSELQAISGQKPVITKAHSSNASFKIRQGQAIGCKVTLRGEKMWNFLEKLINIALPRVRDFRGLSNRAFDARGNYTLGIKEQIIFPEIIYDNVKKIRGFDITLVISSDNAKHNHRLLLELGMPLIKTKEQSNG from the coding sequence ATGAATTTAAAAACTAAATATAAGACAAAAATCGTTCCATTATTACAAAAAGAATTAGGGCTTTCTTCTGTAATGCAAGTTCCCAAGATCGAAAAGATCGTGATCAACATGGGTGTTGGTGATGCAACTAAAGATGCCAAATTACTAGAACTTGCCGTAAGTGAATTACAAGCAATTAGTGGACAAAAACCAGTAATTACCAAAGCTCACTCTTCAAACGCTTCTTTCAAAATTAGACAAGGTCAAGCAATTGGTTGTAAAGTAACTCTAAGAGGTGAAAAGATGTGAAACTTCTTAGAAAAACTAATTAATATCGCCCTACCACGGGTAAGAGACTTCAGAGGTTTATCAAACCGCGCATTTGATGCTAGAGGTAATTACACTCTAGGAATTAAAGAGCAGATCATCTTCCCAGAAATTATCTATGATAATGTGAAGAAAATTCGTGGATTTGACATTACATTAGTAATTTCATCTGATAATGCTAAACACAATCACCGTCTTTTATTAGAATTAGGAATGCCTTTAATTAAGACTAAGGAACAATCAAATGGCTAA
- the rplF gene encoding 50S ribosomal protein L6 yields the protein MSRIGNRVITVPSNVSVNQTKELLSFKGPLGQLDLKLKEGSNINVNVENNEIKLTRNNELKQTKMLHGTYNALIKNALEGVTVGFKKELRLVGVGYRAALKGDVLNLQLGYSHPINLDIPKDLKVTVEKNTEITVSGIDKQRVGEFAIQIRKWRMPEPYKGKGVLYLNEQIIRKAGKTAEGKK from the coding sequence ATGTCAAGAATTGGTAATCGAGTTATCACAGTTCCTAGCAATGTAAGTGTTAACCAAACTAAAGAACTATTAAGTTTTAAAGGTCCATTAGGTCAATTAGATCTTAAGTTAAAAGAAGGTAGCAACATTAATGTTAATGTTGAAAACAACGAAATTAAACTAACTCGTAATAATGAATTAAAACAAACTAAGATGTTACACGGAACTTACAATGCGTTAATTAAAAACGCATTAGAAGGTGTAACCGTTGGTTTTAAAAAAGAATTACGTCTAGTGGGTGTAGGTTATCGTGCTGCTTTAAAAGGTGATGTACTAAATTTACAATTAGGTTATTCACACCCAATTAATTTAGATATTCCAAAAGATCTTAAAGTAACTGTTGAAAAAAACACCGAAATTACAGTTAGTGGAATTGATAAGCAAAGAGTTGGTGAATTTGCGATCCAAATCCGTAAGTGAAGAATGCCAGAACCTTATAAAGGTAAAGGTGTGCTATACCTTAACGAACAGATTATTCGTAAAGCTGGTAAGACCGCAGAAGGGAAAAAATAA
- the rpsH gene encoding 30S ribosomal protein S8: MHFDPVADIITKINNANRAKIVELQTEASKLKIAILNILLNEGYIRGYEIYDNKEKTKSILKIKLKFDENRVSSLNGMKQISKPGLRIYVSAEKLPKVLNGLGIAIVSTNEGLMTDKLARAKKIGGEVLAYVW, translated from the coding sequence ATGCATTTTGATCCAGTAGCAGATATCATAACTAAAATAAACAATGCTAACCGCGCTAAGATTGTTGAGTTACAAACTGAAGCTTCTAAACTAAAGATTGCAATCTTAAACATCTTACTTAATGAAGGTTACATTCGCGGTTATGAGATCTATGACAATAAAGAAAAAACAAAATCAATTTTAAAGATCAAACTTAAGTTTGATGAAAACCGCGTAAGTTCACTAAACGGGATGAAACAAATTTCTAAACCAGGTTTAAGAATTTATGTTTCAGCAGAAAAACTACCTAAAGTTTTAAACGGTTTGGGCATCGCAATCGTTTCAACTAACGAAGGTTTAATGACTGATAAATTAGCAAGAGCCAAGAAGATCGGTGGCGAAGTACTTGCTTATGTTTGATAG
- the map gene encoding type I methionyl aminopeptidase: MIYIKNSNEIQKIRQAAEIFKKIVKQFDFDYIKNKSLKTIDQMLRDFVSDHHANNCYHGYLGFKGYHCLSLNETIIHGVANDDIFTSKDKLGIDIGIELDNYYCDSAFTVLGPDVNPRQKLLSEVTYNCILDLVKRIVPNKTTTNDLGIWTEEYAKKHGYSVIQDFGGHGCGIKIHEDPIILNYGTKKPGEVLVPNMVICIEPMFFEKDNRYYIDPSDGWSVKPVKKNQFVCHWEHMVLIKEDEAEILTL; the protein is encoded by the coding sequence ATGATTTACATAAAAAATTCTAACGAAATCCAAAAGATCAGACAAGCAGCTGAAATCTTTAAAAAGATTGTTAAGCAATTTGATTTTGATTACATCAAAAATAAATCACTAAAAACAATCGATCAGATGCTAAGAGATTTTGTTAGTGATCATCATGCCAACAACTGTTATCACGGTTATTTGGGATTTAAGGGTTATCATTGTTTATCTTTAAATGAAACGATTATCCATGGTGTGGCTAATGATGATATTTTTACCAGCAAAGATAAACTTGGAATTGACATCGGAATTGAATTAGACAATTATTACTGTGACTCAGCTTTTACAGTACTAGGACCAGATGTTAATCCGCGTCAAAAGTTATTAAGTGAAGTAACTTATAACTGTATCTTAGATCTTGTTAAAAGAATTGTTCCTAATAAAACCACAACTAATGATTTGGGAATCTGAACAGAAGAGTATGCCAAAAAACATGGTTATAGTGTAATCCAAGATTTTGGTGGTCATGGTTGTGGAATCAAAATTCATGAAGATCCGATTATCCTTAATTATGGAACTAAAAAACCAGGTGAAGTATTAGTACCCAATATGGTGATCTGTATCGAACCGATGTTTTTTGAAAAAGACAACCGTTATTACATTGATCCATCTGATGGTTGATCAGTTAAACCAGTTAAAAAAAACCAATTTGTTTGTCACTGAGAACATATGGTTTTAATTAAAGAAGATGAAGCAGAAATCCTAACCTTATAG
- the rplN gene encoding 50S ribosomal protein L14 encodes MIQFMTRLNVADNTGAREVGVIKVLNGSKRRYASVGDIVVVSVKDAIPSGTVKKGQVLFAVIVRTKKGAQRRDGTHLAFDDNACVIIKNREDFAPRGTRIFGPVARELRDKGFNRIVSLASEVL; translated from the coding sequence ATGATTCAATTTATGACAAGACTTAACGTCGCTGATAATACTGGTGCGCGTGAAGTTGGTGTAATTAAAGTATTAAACGGTTCTAAAAGAAGATATGCTTCTGTTGGTGATATTGTTGTAGTATCAGTAAAAGACGCAATTCCTTCAGGAACAGTTAAAAAAGGTCAAGTATTATTTGCTGTGATCGTAAGAACTAAAAAAGGTGCGCAAAGAAGAGATGGAACTCACCTAGCATTTGATGATAATGCTTGTGTAATTATTAAGAACCGTGAAGATTTTGCTCCAAGAGGAACACGGATCTTTGGACCAGTAGCGCGTGAGTTAAGAGATAAAGGATTTAACAGAATCGTTTCATTAGCAAGCGAAGTGTTATAG
- the rpsE gene encoding 30S ribosomal protein S5, with product MEDIKQTTKPNTNNSAQSTQTKKVGGSNPQNNRANNNRSANPNNKKNSSRSSDERNKRKNEKRTKSEFEEKIVKISRISKTTKGGRTMRFSALVVVGDRKGRVGFGIAKALEVPNAIKKALKMAENNVQKIAMNKHGTLFHDVLGRSGAAKVLIKPAPSGTGIIAGGPIRAVVELAGFTDVYTKNMGKNTPINMVRATMDGITSQYTPRQIAKLRNKSLKEL from the coding sequence ATGGAAGATATTAAACAAACTACAAAACCAAATACAAACAATAGCGCGCAATCTACACAAACTAAAAAAGTAGGCGGATCTAATCCACAAAACAACCGTGCTAATAACAACCGTTCAGCTAATCCAAACAATAAGAAGAATAGCTCACGCAGTTCTGACGAACGCAATAAGAGAAAAAACGAAAAGCGCACTAAGAGTGAATTCGAAGAAAAGATCGTAAAGATCTCAAGAATTTCAAAAACAACTAAAGGTGGTCGTACGATGCGTTTTAGCGCTTTAGTTGTTGTGGGTGATCGTAAGGGTCGTGTTGGATTTGGAATTGCTAAAGCACTCGAAGTTCCAAACGCTATTAAAAAAGCTTTAAAGATGGCTGAAAACAACGTGCAAAAGATCGCTATGAACAAACACGGTACTTTATTCCACGATGTTTTAGGTCGATCAGGTGCTGCTAAAGTATTAATTAAACCTGCACCTTCAGGGACTGGAATTATTGCTGGTGGTCCGATTCGTGCTGTGGTTGAATTGGCTGGATTTACTGATGTTTACACCAAGAACATGGGTAAGAACACTCCGATTAACATGGTGAGAGCAACAATGGATGGAATCACATCTCAATACACACCTAGACAGATCGCGAAATTAAGAAACAAATCATTAAAAGAATTATAA
- the rplO gene encoding 50S ribosomal protein L15 has translation MKLHELKSTPKSRNHKAKVVGRGHGSGLGKTSGRGQKGQKARKSGHTRPGFEGGQTPLYRRLPKFGFQTVGFKKQTLSVSLDIIAKLNETTIDRELLVKHGIISSKTNEPIKVIGNKIDKKIHLKINKISEGAKKAIQSAGGSIELI, from the coding sequence ATGAAATTACATGAATTAAAAAGTACTCCCAAATCAAGAAATCATAAGGCGAAAGTTGTGGGCCGTGGGCACGGTTCAGGTTTAGGTAAGACTTCTGGACGTGGGCAAAAAGGTCAAAAAGCACGTAAATCAGGACACACTCGCCCTGGTTTTGAAGGTGGTCAAACCCCTTTATACCGCCGTTTACCAAAATTTGGTTTTCAAACAGTAGGTTTTAAGAAACAAACTTTATCAGTTTCATTAGATATCATTGCTAAATTAAATGAAACTACAATCGATCGCGAACTATTAGTTAAACACGGAATTATCAGTAGTAAAACTAATGAACCAATTAAAGTAATTGGTAACAAGATCGACAAAAAAATTCACTTAAAGATTAATAAAATATCTGAAGGTGCTAAAAAAGCAATTCAATCTGCTGGTGGTAGTATTGAACTAATTTAA
- the rpsQ gene encoding 30S ribosomal protein S17 yields MRNSRKVLMGVVVSDKMQKTATVKVESKNRHPFYHKLVISHKKYHVHNEEGENAAKVGDKVLIMETRPLSATKRWRIAKIIERAK; encoded by the coding sequence ATGCGTAATTCAAGAAAAGTTTTAATGGGTGTGGTTGTAAGTGATAAAATGCAAAAAACCGCTACTGTAAAGGTTGAGTCAAAAAACAGACACCCTTTTTATCACAAGTTGGTAATTTCTCACAAGAAGTATCACGTTCATAACGAAGAAGGTGAAAACGCTGCTAAGGTTGGTGACAAAGTGTTGATTATGGAAACTCGCCCATTATCAGCAACTAAGCGTTGAAGAATTGCTAAGATTATAGAACGAGCTAAATAA
- a CDS encoding type Z 30S ribosomal protein S14 — protein sequence MAKTSLKIKQARHAKFKVRAYTRCKRCGRPHAVYRKFGICRLCFRHLAYNGSLPGVKKSSW from the coding sequence ATGGCTAAAACATCATTAAAAATCAAACAAGCACGTCATGCTAAATTTAAAGTAAGAGCATACACAAGATGCAAACGTTGTGGTCGTCCTCATGCTGTTTATCGTAAATTTGGTATCTGTCGTTTATGCTTTAGACACCTTGCTTACAATGGTAGCTTACCAGGTGTTAAGAAATCATCATGATAA
- the rpsC gene encoding 30S ribosomal protein S3: MGQKVNSNGLRFGINKNWQSRWVAKTNQQTGDWIVQDEKIRNYLFKKFHNAFISNVDIERTQTSIRVFIYASQPGVILGKEAANIKVILLAINKIVGRNIKVDVDVLEVGNPSLSAKIVARELADAIENRTPLRTAMRQALKRVLKAGAKGIKVLVSGRLNGVEIARDKMYIEGNVTLSTLRTDIDYALEEAQMSYGVIGVKVWINRGEIFGKDFYKKQAHIVKPKGGDGNYQRRNSNKSKDYRDNKNKQFNKNHQNQQPAKE; encoded by the coding sequence ATGGGTCAAAAAGTAAACTCTAACGGTTTAAGATTTGGAATTAATAAGAACTGACAATCTCGTTGGGTAGCTAAAACTAATCAACAAACTGGTGACTGAATTGTTCAGGACGAAAAGATTAGAAACTACTTATTTAAGAAGTTCCACAACGCTTTTATTTCAAACGTTGATATTGAAAGAACACAAACTTCAATCCGTGTTTTCATCTACGCTTCACAACCTGGTGTGATCTTAGGTAAAGAAGCTGCTAACATCAAAGTTATTCTATTAGCAATCAACAAGATTGTTGGTAGAAACATCAAAGTTGATGTTGACGTTCTTGAAGTGGGTAACCCTTCATTAAGTGCTAAGATTGTAGCTAGAGAATTAGCTGACGCAATTGAAAACCGTACACCATTAAGAACTGCGATGCGTCAAGCACTTAAACGTGTATTAAAAGCTGGTGCTAAAGGAATTAAGGTTTTAGTTTCTGGTCGTTTAAACGGTGTTGAAATTGCTAGAGACAAAATGTACATTGAAGGTAATGTAACCTTATCAACCCTAAGAACTGATATCGACTACGCTTTAGAAGAAGCACAAATGTCTTATGGTGTAATCGGTGTTAAGGTGTGAATTAACCGTGGAGAAATTTTTGGTAAAGATTTCTACAAAAAACAAGCACACATTGTTAAACCAAAAGGTGGTGATGGAAACTACCAAAGAAGAAACTCAAATAAATCAAAAGATTACCGAGATAACAAAAACAAACAGTTTAACAAAAACCACCAAAATCAACAACCTGCTAAGGAGTAA
- a CDS encoding nucleoside monophosphate kinase has translation MIRLIFLGAPGTGKGTISSYLKENHGFYHISSGDIFRFYAKEEKSELAEEIKSYINNGLYVPDELTNRTVADFYQRNKDHEKIIFDGYPRTLNQCEYIDQVIDFTHVILLQPTDWDVIIKRLSSRRSCPECKRIYNIDSVDFKPKVDNQCDVCKVELIHRKDDDPSVITTRIDVYNEQTKPVIEYYKNKNLLHIVDANKSFEELYKIVLDIVNKK, from the coding sequence GTGATAAGATTAATTTTTCTAGGTGCACCTGGTACAGGTAAAGGAACAATCTCTTCTTATTTAAAAGAAAACCACGGTTTTTATCATATCTCAAGTGGAGATATCTTCCGCTTTTATGCTAAAGAAGAAAAAAGTGAATTAGCTGAAGAGATCAAAAGTTATATTAACAATGGGCTTTATGTTCCAGATGAGTTAACTAATCGAACGGTTGCTGATTTTTATCAAAGAAATAAAGATCATGAAAAGATCATCTTTGATGGTTATCCAAGAACACTTAATCAATGTGAATACATTGATCAAGTAATTGATTTTACTCACGTAATCTTATTACAACCAACTGATTGAGATGTGATCATCAAGCGTTTAAGTTCAAGAAGATCATGTCCAGAATGTAAACGAATTTATAATATCGATTCAGTTGATTTCAAACCAAAAGTCGATAATCAATGTGATGTTTGTAAGGTTGAATTAATTCATCGAAAAGATGATGATCCTAGTGTAATCACTACTAGAATTGATGTTTATAACGAACAAACAAAACCAGTAATCGAGTATTACAAAAACAAAAACTTATTACATATTGTTGATGCTAATAAGAGTTTTGAAGAGTTATACAAGATCGTTCTAGATATCGTTAATAAGAAATAA
- the rplP gene encoding 50S ribosomal protein L16: protein MLQPKRTKYRKPHNVSYEGKAKGNSYVAFGEYGIMATSGAWIDNRQIESARIAISKQLGKTGKMWIRIFPHMSKTKKPLEVRMGSGKGNPEFWVAVVKEGTVMFEVANIPEAQMKEALTRAGHKLGVTWKIVARQGAQ from the coding sequence ATGTTACAACCTAAAAGAACTAAATATCGAAAACCGCATAACGTAAGTTATGAAGGTAAAGCTAAAGGTAATTCTTATGTTGCTTTTGGTGAATACGGAATCATGGCTACTAGTGGTGCTTGAATTGATAACCGTCAAATTGAAAGTGCACGGATTGCAATTTCAAAACAACTTGGAAAAACTGGTAAGATGTGAATTAGAATCTTCCCACACATGTCAAAAACTAAGAAACCATTAGAAGTAAGAATGGGTTCAGGTAAAGGTAACCCTGAATTCTGAGTAGCTGTTGTTAAAGAAGGAACTGTAATGTTTGAAGTAGCAAACATTCCAGAAGCACAAATGAAAGAAGCTTTAACAAGAGCTGGTCACAAGCTTGGTGTTACCTGAAAGATCGTTGCTAGACAAGGGGCTCAATAA
- the rpmC gene encoding 50S ribosomal protein L29, producing the protein MNKELRAKTNEELIQLVTQLKGRLLEYRFKLAQGELDKTHIIKETRQTLARVLTILTERDVKVNINAMVSSFVKEQTKQQEIQESLKKIKQLKLAKSKQNKEKRLANAEKVKAAPKPEPKAKKVKRTPKKAEATKPTTSKNKKNVKAKTKKKG; encoded by the coding sequence ATGAATAAAGAATTAAGAGCAAAAACAAACGAAGAACTAATTCAATTAGTTACTCAATTAAAAGGTCGTTTATTAGAATATCGTTTTAAACTAGCTCAAGGTGAGCTTGATAAAACTCATATTATTAAAGAAACTAGACAAACTTTAGCTAGAGTGTTAACAATCTTAACTGAAAGAGATGTTAAGGTTAATATCAACGCAATGGTTTCATCTTTTGTTAAAGAACAAACTAAACAACAAGAGATCCAAGAATCACTTAAAAAGATTAAGCAATTAAAACTAGCTAAATCAAAACAAAATAAAGAAAAACGCTTAGCAAACGCTGAAAAAGTTAAAGCAGCACCTAAACCAGAACCAAAAGCTAAAAAAGTAAAAAGAACACCAAAAAAAGCAGAAGCAACTAAACCAACTACAAGTAAAAATAAGAAAAATGTTAAAGCTAAAACTAAGAAAAAAGGATAA
- the secY gene encoding preprotein translocase subunit SecY yields the protein MAKTNSKNLLGQKIIQLLRNRDFVISVFVTLFLILLFRVISVIPLPGITISQDQNNLNNGVSDFFDLFNLLGGGGLSQLSLFAVGISPYISAQIIMQLLSTDLIPPLSKLAKSGELGRRRIELITRFVTLPFAVVQAFAIIALINNQRNGAIRFENGDALHQAFYIVTMTAGTYIGIFIGDIISKKGVGNGITLLILSGILARLPDGFIVMYRVLGGVIISTNPILTSAINFSLYFLAFLVLLLATTFVNSSTRRIPIQQTGEGMVLGNEKLPYLPIKLNAAGVIPVIFASSIMSIPITIAEFQPQSEARWFVEDYLSLRTPVGISLYVVLIIIFTFFYSYIQINPEQLAENFNKSHKFIPGVRPGIDTEKHITKVLMRINFIGAPFLAVVAVIPYIISLVLHVPTTLSLGGTGIIIMVSASMELYRSLRSAATTTSYQRLRKDIANKIEVELSLNDYMNKPNQDHNQYGLLGQHKKVEPNNEDKKKNSSDSSLEVSQLW from the coding sequence ATGGCAAAAACTAACTCGAAAAATCTTTTAGGTCAAAAAATTATCCAGTTATTAAGAAACAGAGATTTCGTAATCTCTGTTTTTGTCACACTGTTCTTGATTTTGTTATTTAGAGTGATTAGTGTTATTCCACTACCTGGAATTACGATCAGTCAAGATCAGAATAATCTAAACAATGGTGTGAGTGACTTTTTTGACCTATTTAATTTATTAGGTGGTGGTGGTTTAAGTCAATTGTCACTGTTTGCAGTGGGAATTTCACCATACATTTCTGCACAAATTATTATGCAGTTGTTATCAACTGATTTAATCCCCCCACTAAGTAAATTAGCCAAATCTGGTGAACTGGGACGAAGAAGAATCGAATTGATCACTCGATTTGTAACCTTACCGTTTGCAGTAGTTCAAGCATTTGCCATTATTGCTTTGATTAATAACCAAAGAAACGGAGCAATCCGTTTTGAAAACGGTGATGCATTACACCAAGCGTTTTATATCGTAACGATGACTGCAGGAACCTACATCGGGATCTTTATAGGGGATATTATCTCTAAAAAAGGTGTTGGTAATGGGATTACTTTATTAATTCTTTCAGGGATTCTAGCAAGATTACCTGATGGATTCATTGTTATGTACCGGGTTTTAGGTGGAGTAATTATTAGTACTAATCCAATCCTAACTTCAGCAATCAACTTCAGCTTGTACTTCTTAGCCTTCTTGGTCTTGTTGTTGGCAACGACATTTGTCAATTCTTCAACAAGAAGAATTCCAATCCAACAAACAGGTGAAGGAATGGTATTAGGTAATGAAAAATTACCTTATCTACCCATTAAGTTAAATGCAGCTGGGGTAATCCCCGTCATCTTTGCTTCATCAATTATGTCAATTCCAATTACAATTGCAGAATTCCAACCACAATCTGAAGCAAGATGATTTGTTGAAGACTACTTATCATTAAGAACACCTGTAGGGATTAGTTTATACGTAGTTCTAATTATTATCTTCACATTCTTCTATAGTTACATTCAAATCAACCCAGAACAGCTTGCTGAAAATTTCAACAAGTCACACAAATTTATTCCAGGAGTAAGACCAGGAATTGACACTGAAAAACACATCACTAAAGTGTTGATGCGGATTAACTTTATTGGTGCTCCATTCTTAGCGGTTGTTGCGGTTATTCCTTATATTATTTCATTAGTGCTACATGTACCAACCACCCTATCACTTGGTGGTACGGGTATTATCATCATGGTGTCGGCTAGTATGGAACTATATCGTTCACTACGATCAGCAGCTACCACAACTTCATACCAACGCTTACGCAAAGATATTGCCAACAAGATTGAAGTTGAACTATCATTAAATGATTATATGAATAAACCAAACCAAGACCATAATCAATATGGTTTATTAGGCCAACATAAAAAAGTTGAACCTAATAATGAAGATAAGAAGAAAAATTCAAGCGATTCATCATTAGAGGTAAGTCAACTGTGATAA